ATTGTTGCCGGCTTATTTTCCATTACAATCGCTGCATTTGTTGTAATTGGTCACTCAATTAAGGTTTCAACAGTAAATCCACTTAATAATATTAAGAATTAAATACTTTTTAATATGATAGTGGCATTAATCCATTCTATGCGAGTGTGTCCGGAAATTGTTTGAGAATACATTAAAATTGAATAGGATGACAGTATATATTTATACGATAATAAAGGTGATGTACTTTTAGATGCTTGCAGTGCTAAAGCAGGTGCTTCAAATATTGGTCAATGTATTTTCGAAATCGGCGATTTACTGAGTATACAATCAAAAAAGATTTCTTTGTACCCATCTCATTTTTTCAGTTTCGACACTGTAGAATATTACCTGAAAAATTTAGTTTCTTTTGCTCCAAATGGATTTGAAAGTACTTGGATTACTATTTCGGGTATAGATGCTAATGGAGCGCAGATAAAAGGAAATTGGCATCAGGAAAATATTAGGGGCTGGGGGATTTCAGATTGTAAAGCTTTTATCGGCCGATTTTACTAAAATAGTAGTGATCGCTATTGTGATTGCTTTACCTATCAGCTATTGGGCAGCGCAAAGCTGGTTGCAAGGCTTTGCTTATAGTATTGAACCTGAGTGGTATTATTTTAAAAGTGTAGAATGCCCGAAATCGGGCGTTACCATTGCAAATTTGAACATTCATTATCCCAAAGTCTTCATTTTCAACTCTTATGGGTACTTTTTATACTATGGCACCTTAATTGGAAAAACAATTAAGGAAATTTTTTAATAAAAACACTGACAATGTTCAAACATAACCTATTGATCATCTATCGCAACTTCAAGCGATTCAAAAGTACTTTTTTCATTAATCTTTTAGGACTCTCCACAGGTATGGCTTGTGCCCTTCTCATTTATTTATGGGTGAATGATGAACTCTCGATGGATAAATTTCATGAGAAGGATGACCAGCTTTATCAGGTATATATGCACCATGAAGAAAATGGAGAAATTCGTTCTGCTCCCAATGTACCGGCACTACTTGCAGATGCTTTGGAGGAGGAAATACCTGAGGTTCTCACAGCGGTGGAAGATACTGACACAGATGAATTTGGTGAAGGTTTTTCATTATCAGTAGGGGAAGACAAAATGAAGGCAAGAGGGAAATTCTCTGGAGATGAATATTTTCAACTTTTCTCATTTCCATTTTTAAGAGGAAATCCTGAGACGGCTTTATCAGACAAGAGCGGCATTGTGTTGACCGAATCCTTAGCGAAAAGGCTATTCGGCACCACTGATGTGATGGGCGAAAGCCTGGAGTGGCAGATTTTGAAATTTAAGGGTCAAGTCAAAGTTTCAGGAGTAATTCAAGACTTTCCGAAGAGTAGTACAGAATCTTTCGAATTTGTGCTCCCTTTCTCGGTTTTTATTGATGATTTGATGGGCCCAGAACGAAATCATTGGGGTAATTATATTGCGCTGACGCATGTGCAATTGGTAGAAGGGACAGATGTGGCAGCGGTTAACAATAAAGTAAGTTCTATAATTAAAGAAAAAGTACCCAATACAAATGTAGAGCCCTTTTTTAAGCAATATTCAAGCAGGTATTTGCATGGAAATTTTGAGAATGGGCAGGAAGTAGGAGGTAGGATAACCTACGTGAGAATGTTCGCTATCATTGCCATATTTGTATTGGCTATTGCTTGTATCAATTTTATGAATTTAAGTACAGCTAGAGCCTCCAGGCGACTGAAAGAAATAGGAGTGAAGAAAACCATGGGAGCCAGTAGAAGGCACTTGGTTTTTCAGCATCTTGGAGAATCAGTCAGCATGACCGTCATTTCATTAGGTGTGGCCTATTTGCTGGTATTTCTATTACTACCACAATTTAACGCAATCACCGGAAAGCAACTAAGTCTGGAGCTGAGTAGCAATTTACTGTTAGCTACGATACTCATCACGCTCTTTACTGGTTTGGTGGCGGGCAGCTATCCTGCTCTATACCTTTCTGGTTTTAAGCCTGTAAGCATTTTGAAAGGCAAATTGACCACATCTACTGGCGAATTATGGACGAGAAAGGGATTAGTAGTTTTTCAGTTTGTGATTTCCATCATTCTCTTGGTGTCAGTTTGGGTTGTATACAAGCAAATTGAATATGTACAGGATAAAAATCTTGGCTATGATCGCCATCATGTGATAAAATTTCCAATTGAAGGAGCAGTAGCTAATCGACTGGAACCCTTCATTAATCAATTAAAGGAGGTCCCCGGTGTGGAGAATGCTTCA
This is a stretch of genomic DNA from Marivirga harenae. It encodes these proteins:
- a CDS encoding ABC transporter permease; protein product: MFKHNLLIIYRNFKRFKSTFFINLLGLSTGMACALLIYLWVNDELSMDKFHEKDDQLYQVYMHHEENGEIRSAPNVPALLADALEEEIPEVLTAVEDTDTDEFGEGFSLSVGEDKMKARGKFSGDEYFQLFSFPFLRGNPETALSDKSGIVLTESLAKRLFGTTDVMGESLEWQILKFKGQVKVSGVIQDFPKSSTESFEFVLPFSVFIDDLMGPERNHWGNYIALTHVQLVEGTDVAAVNNKVSSIIKEKVPNTNVEPFFKQYSSRYLHGNFENGQEVGGRITYVRMFAIIAIFVLAIACINFMNLSTARASRRLKEIGVKKTMGASRRHLVFQHLGESVSMTVISLGVAYLLVFLLLPQFNAITGKQLSLELSSNLLLATILITLFTGLVAGSYPALYLSGFKPVSILKGKLTTSTGELWTRKGLVVFQFVISIILLVSVWVVYKQIEYVQDKNLGYDRHHVIKFPIEGAVANRLEPFINQLKEVPGVENASATTHSIVKSGASTTGVTWQGKDPDSNILFEQARAYYGLIETLGIEMKEGRSFSEKFGAEEEKIIFNEAAIKVMGLEDPIGKTVTMWGKEKQIIGVVKDFHFSSLHEEVSPMLFHFDKSFMLSIFVKMQAGRPDEVIQGIQSLYKDFNPGFTLNYEFLDSNYQAQYEAEQRVSLLSRYFAGIAIIISCLGLFGLAAFTAERRQKEIGIRKILGAGGLQIVKLLSADFTKIVLIAIVIALPISYWAAHSWLQGFAYSIEPAWYYFAGAGAAALGIAWITISFQTIKSLQINPADTLKDE